One window from the genome of Pantoea cypripedii encodes:
- the barA gene encoding two-component sensor histidine kinase BarA: MTKYSLRARMMILILAPTLMIGLLLSTFFVVHRYNELQHQVRDAGANIIEPLAVSAEYGMTWHNRDAIRELVSLLHRRHSDIVRAITIFDNNNHIYVTSNNNQNLSLLQKDDISTLEEGVSVERRGNLMVLRTPIVTERYSVDELPGEDAKPAGNPLGYVAIELDLQSVRLEQYKEVFVATLLLLFCLCIAMLFAYRLMRDVTGPIRNMVTTVDRIRRGQLDSRVEGYMLGELSILKNGINAMAMSLTAYHEEMQQNIDQATYDLRETLEQLEIQNVELDLAKKRAQEAARIKSEFLANMSHELRTPLNGVIGFTRQMLKTGLSTNQRDYMSTIERSAANLLSIINDVLDFSKLEAGKLVLESIPFPLRATLDETLVLLAPSAHEKGLEITVCLEKQVPDNVIGDPLRLQQILINLIGNAIKFTEQGHIDLRVELRNANATRVALEIQVHDTGIGISGEQQTQLFQAFRQADASISRRHGGTGLGLVITQKLVHEMGGEIAFHSRQGQGSTFWVHVQLDLNPNAPSLPRALEDLRPSQLAYVEPHPAVAKAVLEMLSGTPLQVHHVASLEALGDEHFPLLLMGLPVAAKTTPVMPDEMINHLLSRADSVLLALPSEMMLHADELRKRGIAGCLTKPVSLTRLLPMLLDFHSRQREAAPRRSRQPLTVMAVDDNPANLKLIGALLEEQVEHIILCDNAEQAIRQARSHALDVILMDIQMPEIDGIRASEIIRGLPLHASTPIVAVTAHALDGEREQLINAGMNDYLAKPIDEDKLSQLLRRYTPQSAPVTPPPTLDPSLDWTLALRQAANKEDLARDLLQMLLDFLPDVAERVEGCMENNDVTGLREIIHKLHGSASYSGVPRLKALCQQLEKSLHQESDIAALEPELLELSDEMENVAREARKLLQA; the protein is encoded by the coding sequence ATGACCAAATACAGCCTGCGGGCGCGAATGATGATTTTGATACTGGCACCCACGCTGATGATCGGCTTGTTGCTGAGCACTTTTTTTGTGGTTCATCGTTATAACGAGTTACAGCATCAGGTGCGCGACGCGGGGGCGAATATTATCGAGCCGCTGGCGGTTTCCGCCGAATACGGCATGACCTGGCACAACCGTGATGCGATTCGCGAACTGGTCAGCCTGCTGCATCGACGACATTCCGATATTGTCCGTGCGATTACGATTTTCGACAACAACAATCACATCTACGTCACCTCGAATAACAATCAGAACCTCAGCCTGTTGCAGAAGGACGATATCTCCACGCTGGAGGAGGGCGTCTCGGTTGAACGCCGTGGCAATCTGATGGTGCTGCGTACCCCCATCGTCACCGAACGCTATTCGGTGGATGAATTGCCGGGGGAGGACGCCAAACCAGCCGGTAATCCACTGGGTTATGTGGCGATTGAGCTGGATCTGCAATCCGTACGTCTTGAGCAGTACAAAGAAGTATTTGTCGCTACCCTGCTGCTGCTATTTTGTCTGTGCATCGCGATGCTGTTTGCCTATCGCCTGATGCGCGACGTCACCGGCCCGATCCGGAATATGGTCACCACCGTTGACCGTATCCGCCGTGGTCAGCTCGACAGCCGCGTCGAAGGCTACATGCTGGGCGAATTGAGTATTCTGAAGAATGGTATCAACGCCATGGCCATGTCGCTGACCGCCTACCATGAAGAGATGCAGCAGAATATCGATCAGGCAACCTACGATCTGCGTGAAACGCTGGAACAGCTGGAGATCCAGAATGTCGAGCTGGATCTGGCGAAGAAACGCGCCCAGGAGGCGGCGCGCATCAAGTCCGAATTCCTCGCCAATATGTCGCACGAGCTGCGCACGCCGCTCAACGGTGTGATTGGCTTTACCCGTCAAATGCTGAAAACCGGCCTGAGCACCAACCAGCGCGACTATATGAGCACCATCGAGCGCTCGGCGGCGAACCTGCTGAGCATCATTAATGACGTGCTCGACTTCTCCAAACTGGAAGCGGGAAAACTGGTGCTGGAATCCATTCCCTTCCCACTGCGCGCAACGCTGGATGAAACCCTGGTGCTGCTGGCACCCTCGGCACACGAAAAGGGGCTGGAAATCACCGTTTGCCTGGAAAAACAGGTGCCGGACAACGTGATTGGCGATCCGCTGCGTCTGCAACAGATTCTGATTAACCTGATTGGTAACGCCATCAAGTTTACCGAGCAAGGCCATATTGACCTGCGTGTCGAGCTGCGCAACGCCAATGCCACGCGTGTTGCGCTGGAAATTCAGGTACATGACACCGGCATCGGCATCTCCGGGGAGCAGCAGACACAACTGTTCCAGGCGTTCCGTCAGGCCGATGCCAGCATCTCCCGCCGCCACGGCGGCACCGGGCTGGGTCTGGTGATCACCCAGAAGCTGGTGCATGAAATGGGGGGTGAAATTGCCTTCCACAGCCGCCAGGGTCAGGGATCGACCTTTTGGGTGCATGTTCAGCTCGATCTCAATCCCAACGCCCCTTCCCTGCCACGTGCGCTGGAGGATTTGCGCCCGTCACAGCTGGCCTATGTGGAACCACACCCGGCCGTGGCGAAAGCGGTGCTGGAGATGCTGAGCGGCACACCGTTGCAGGTCCATCACGTTGCAAGCCTTGAGGCGCTGGGTGATGAGCACTTCCCGCTGCTGCTGATGGGGCTGCCGGTGGCGGCTAAAACGACGCCCGTCATGCCCGATGAGATGATTAACCATTTGCTGAGCCGTGCTGACTCGGTGCTGCTGGCGTTGCCCAGCGAAATGATGCTGCATGCTGACGAGCTGCGTAAACGCGGCATCGCGGGTTGCCTGACCAAACCGGTGTCGCTGACACGGTTGTTGCCGATGCTGCTCGATTTTCATAGCCGCCAGCGTGAAGCGGCACCTCGTCGTAGTCGCCAGCCGCTGACGGTCATGGCGGTTGATGACAATCCGGCCAACCTGAAGTTGATCGGCGCGCTGCTTGAGGAGCAGGTTGAACACATTATTTTGTGCGATAACGCCGAACAGGCTATCCGCCAGGCGCGATCGCATGCACTGGATGTGATTCTGATGGATATTCAGATGCCGGAAATTGACGGTATCCGCGCCAGTGAAATCATCCGCGGCCTGCCGCTGCATGCGTCAACGCCCATTGTGGCGGTCACCGCCCATGCGCTGGATGGTGAACGTGAGCAGTTGATCAATGCCGGTATGAACGATTATCTGGCGAAGCCGATTGATGAAGACAAACTCAGCCAGCTGCTGCGGCGTTATACCCCGCAAAGTGCCCCCGTCACCCCACCGCCAACGCTGGATCCGTCGCTGGACTGGACGCTGGCATTACGTCAGGCGGCAAATAAAGAAGACCTGGCGCGCGATTTGTTGCAGATGCTGCTGGATTTCCTGCCGGACGTGGCTGAACGCGTGGAAGGTTGCATGGAAAACAATGATGTGACCGGACTGCGGGAAATTATTCACAAATTACACGGCAGTGCCAGTTACAGCGGCGTACCGCGCCTGAAGGCGCTGTGCCAGCAACTGGAAAAAAGCCTGCATCAGGAGAGTGATATCGCCGCGCTGGAGCCGGAACTGCTGGAACTGAGCGACGAAATGGAGAATGTGGCCCGCGAGGCACGCAAGCTGTTGCAAGCATAA
- a CDS encoding glycerate kinase, with translation MKIVIAPDSYKESLSALEVASAIEAGFRDIFPEADYVKIPVADGGEGTVEAMVAATQGSIVRLTVTGPLGEPVDAFYGLSGDTRTAFIEMAAASGLELVPASRRDPLITTSFGTGELIKNALDRGVGHIIIGIGGSATNDGGSGMMQALGARLLDSHGNEIAYGGGALPQLARIEIDHLDARIRQCRFEVACDVTNPLTGEKGASAIFGPQKGATPELVQQLDQALAHYADIIHRDLDIDVLHIAGGGAAGGMGAALHAFCQAELRRGIEIVTEALGLAEQVKDADLVITGEGRIDSQTINGKVPIGVAQVAKQFNKPVIGIAGSLTADVGVVHEHGLDAVFSVLFGICTLEEALENAAQNVRMTARNVAATLKAGQHL, from the coding sequence ATGAAAATCGTTATCGCACCGGATTCATATAAAGAGAGTTTATCCGCCCTGGAAGTGGCTTCAGCGATTGAAGCGGGATTCCGCGACATCTTCCCTGAAGCTGACTACGTAAAAATACCGGTTGCCGACGGTGGTGAAGGCACGGTAGAAGCGATGGTGGCGGCAACGCAGGGAAGTATTGTCAGGCTGACGGTCACCGGACCGCTGGGGGAGCCTGTTGATGCGTTTTACGGTTTATCTGGCGACACGCGTACTGCCTTTATTGAAATGGCGGCCGCCAGTGGCCTGGAGCTGGTTCCTGCGTCACGCCGCGACCCGCTGATCACCACCTCATTTGGTACCGGGGAGCTGATCAAAAACGCGCTGGACAGAGGGGTTGGGCACATCATCATTGGTATTGGCGGCAGCGCCACCAACGACGGTGGTTCCGGCATGATGCAAGCGCTTGGCGCACGTTTGCTGGATTCACACGGTAACGAAATCGCTTACGGCGGGGGAGCGTTGCCGCAGCTGGCGCGGATTGAAATCGATCATTTAGATGCGCGCATCCGGCAGTGTCGTTTTGAAGTTGCCTGCGATGTCACCAACCCACTGACCGGGGAAAAAGGCGCTTCGGCGATTTTTGGTCCGCAGAAGGGGGCGACGCCGGAGCTGGTGCAGCAGCTGGATCAGGCGCTGGCGCACTATGCCGACATTATCCATCGTGATCTGGATATTGATGTGCTGCATATCGCAGGGGGGGGGGCGGCTGGCGGCATGGGCGCAGCTTTGCATGCGTTTTGCCAGGCCGAGTTACGGCGCGGCATTGAAATTGTCACCGAAGCGTTGGGCTTAGCTGAACAGGTGAAGGATGCCGACCTGGTGATTACCGGGGAAGGGCGCATCGATAGCCAGACCATCAACGGTAAGGTGCCAATCGGTGTTGCGCAGGTGGCGAAACAGTTTAACAAGCCGGTGATCGGCATTGCCGGTAGCCTGACGGCCGATGTCGGCGTGGTGCATGAACACGGGCTGGATGCGGTGTTTAGCGTGCTGTTTGGTATCTGTACGCTGGAGGAAGCGCTGGAAAACGCCGCGCAAAACGTGCGAATGACGGCGCGTAATGTGGCGGCGACCCTTAAGGCCGGACAACATCTGTAG
- the garR gene encoding 2-hydroxy-3-oxopropionate reductase produces the protein MKIGFIGLGIMGKPMSKNLLKAGYSLVVRDNNASSEAELIELGATSAKTAKEVAQQVDVVITMVPNSPQVKEVCLGENGIIDGAKPGLIVIDMSSIAPLASREVHAALAEKGIKMLDAPVSGGEPKAIEGTLSVMVGGDKAVFDQCYDIMKAMAGSVVHTGDIGAGNVTKLANQVIVALNIAAMSEALSLATKAGVDPELVYQAIRGGLAGSTVLDAKAPMVLDRNFKPGFRIDLHIKDLANALDTSHGIGAHLPLTAAVMEMMQALKVDGLGTADHSALACYYEKLAKVEITR, from the coding sequence ATGAAAATTGGATTTATCGGCCTGGGCATCATGGGCAAACCGATGAGTAAAAACCTGCTGAAAGCGGGTTATTCGCTGGTGGTACGTGACAACAACGCGTCGAGCGAGGCGGAGTTGATCGAGCTGGGGGCAACCAGCGCGAAGACGGCGAAAGAAGTCGCGCAGCAGGTTGATGTGGTTATCACCATGGTGCCGAACTCGCCGCAGGTGAAAGAAGTGTGCCTGGGCGAAAATGGCATCATCGATGGTGCGAAACCGGGCCTGATCGTGATCGACATGAGTTCTATCGCACCGCTGGCCAGCCGTGAAGTGCATGCGGCGCTGGCAGAGAAAGGCATCAAAATGCTGGATGCGCCGGTCAGCGGTGGCGAGCCAAAAGCTATCGAAGGCACGCTGTCAGTGATGGTGGGTGGTGATAAAGCGGTGTTTGACCAATGCTACGACATCATGAAAGCGATGGCGGGTTCAGTGGTACATACCGGTGATATTGGTGCGGGTAACGTCACCAAGCTGGCGAATCAGGTGATTGTGGCGTTGAACATTGCTGCGATGTCCGAAGCGTTGTCGCTGGCAACCAAAGCGGGCGTGGACCCGGAGCTGGTTTATCAGGCGATTCGTGGCGGCCTGGCCGGCAGCACGGTGCTGGATGCCAAAGCGCCGATGGTGCTGGATCGTAACTTCAAGCCTGGTTTCCGTATTGATCTGCATATCAAGGATCTGGCAAACGCGCTGGATACCTCGCATGGCATCGGTGCACATCTGCCGCTCACCGCTGCGGTGATGGAGATGATGCAGGCGCTGAAGGTGGATGGTCTGGGCACTGCCGACCATAGCGCGCTGGCCTGCTATTATGAAAAATTGGCGAAAGTTGAGATTACCCGGTAA
- the garL gene encoding 2-dehydro-3-deoxyglucarate aldolase, with protein sequence MSNTAWPNAFRRRLLAGETLIGSWCALANPITTEVLGLAGFDWLVLDGEHAPNDITTFIPQLMALKGSHSAPVVRPPCNEPIIIKRLLDIGFYNFLIPFVETAEEATRAVASTRYPAAGIRGVSVSHRSNMYGTLPDYNATINDNITVLVQIESQQAVDNIDAIAAVDGVDGIFVGPGDLSAALGYLGQPAHPEVLKVIKYIFERAKAAGKPSGILAPVEADARRYLEWGASFVAVGSDLGVFRNATQALCDKFKK encoded by the coding sequence ATGAGTAATACAGCCTGGCCGAATGCTTTTCGTCGCCGCTTGCTGGCAGGAGAAACCCTGATTGGCAGCTGGTGCGCACTGGCCAATCCGATCACCACCGAAGTACTGGGCCTGGCAGGATTTGACTGGCTGGTACTGGACGGTGAACACGCTCCGAACGATATCACCACCTTCATTCCGCAATTGATGGCGCTGAAGGGCAGCCACAGTGCGCCGGTGGTACGTCCGCCGTGCAACGAGCCGATCATCATCAAGCGTCTGCTGGATATTGGCTTTTACAACTTCCTGATCCCGTTTGTGGAAACCGCCGAAGAGGCGACGCGTGCCGTGGCCTCAACCCGCTATCCGGCCGCCGGTATTCGCGGTGTATCGGTTTCGCATCGTAGCAACATGTACGGCACGCTGCCGGACTATAACGCCACTATTAACGACAACATCACGGTACTGGTGCAGATCGAATCCCAGCAAGCGGTAGACAACATTGATGCGATCGCCGCCGTTGACGGCGTGGACGGCATTTTTGTTGGTCCGGGTGACCTCTCAGCCGCGCTGGGCTATCTCGGCCAGCCTGCCCACCCGGAAGTGTTGAAAGTCATCAAATATATTTTTGAGCGCGCCAAAGCAGCCGGTAAACCGAGCGGCATTCTGGCCCCGGTTGAAGCTGACGCGCGTCGTTATCTGGAATGGGGAGCCAGCTTTGTTGCCGTCGGCAGCGATCTGGGTGTTTTCCGCAACGCCACTCAGGCGCTGTGCGACAAATTTAAGAAGTAA
- the gudD gene encoding glucarate dehydratase — MSQTPKITSMQVIPVAGYDSMLLNLSGAHAPFFTRNIVIIKDNAGHTGVGEIPGGEKIRQTLEDAAALVVQQTIGEYKNILNLVRSTFADRDSSGRGSQTFDLRTTIHVVTGIEAALLDLLGQHLGVNVASLLGEGQQRDRVEMLGYLFYVGDRRKTALPYQSQENDKCDWYRLRHEEALTPDTVVRLAEAAYEKYGFNDFKLKGGVLRGGEEAEAVTALAKRFPQARITLDPNGAWSLNEAILLGKQLNGVLAYAEDPCGAEQGYSGREVMAEFRRATGMPTATNMIATDWRQMGHTLSLQSVDIPLADPHFWTMQGSVRVAQMCHDFGLTWGSHSNNHFDISLAMFTHVAAAAPGAITAIDTHWIWQEGNQRLTKEPLQIKGGMVQVPQKPGLGVELDMDQVMQANALYQKHGLGARDDAQAMQFLVPNWTFDNKRPCLVR; from the coding sequence ATGAGTCAGACACCGAAAATCACATCCATGCAGGTCATCCCGGTGGCCGGTTACGACAGCATGCTGCTCAACCTGAGCGGTGCGCATGCGCCTTTCTTCACCCGTAACATCGTCATTATTAAAGACAATGCGGGCCATACCGGGGTTGGGGAGATCCCGGGCGGTGAGAAGATTCGTCAGACGCTGGAAGATGCCGCCGCGCTGGTGGTGCAGCAAACCATTGGTGAGTACAAAAATATTCTGAATCTGGTGCGCAGCACCTTTGCTGACCGTGATTCCAGTGGACGCGGCTCCCAGACCTTTGATCTGCGCACCACCATCCATGTGGTGACCGGCATCGAAGCGGCGTTGCTCGATCTGCTGGGCCAGCATCTGGGCGTCAATGTGGCGTCACTGCTGGGCGAGGGTCAGCAGCGTGACCGCGTAGAAATGCTCGGTTATCTGTTCTACGTCGGCGACCGCAGGAAAACCGCGCTGCCGTACCAGAGCCAGGAGAATGATAAATGCGACTGGTATCGCCTGCGCCATGAAGAGGCGTTAACGCCGGACACAGTGGTCCGTCTGGCTGAGGCCGCCTATGAAAAATACGGCTTCAATGATTTCAAACTGAAAGGCGGCGTGCTGCGTGGCGGCGAAGAGGCCGAGGCTGTCACCGCGCTGGCGAAGCGTTTCCCGCAGGCGCGTATTACGCTCGATCCCAACGGTGCCTGGTCGCTGAATGAAGCGATTTTGCTGGGTAAACAGCTGAACGGGGTGCTGGCCTATGCAGAAGATCCGTGCGGTGCTGAACAGGGGTACTCGGGCCGTGAAGTGATGGCGGAGTTCCGCCGCGCCACCGGCATGCCGACCGCCACCAATATGATTGCCACTGACTGGCGTCAGATGGGGCATACCCTGTCGCTGCAATCCGTGGATATCCCACTGGCCGATCCGCATTTCTGGACCATGCAGGGCTCAGTGCGCGTGGCGCAGATGTGTCATGACTTTGGCCTGACCTGGGGTTCGCACTCCAACAACCACTTTGACATCTCACTGGCGATGTTCACCCATGTGGCGGCCGCTGCACCGGGCGCGATTACCGCCATCGATACCCACTGGATCTGGCAGGAAGGCAATCAGCGGCTGACCAAAGAACCGTTGCAGATCAAAGGTGGCATGGTGCAGGTGCCGCAGAAACCGGGTCTCGGCGTGGAGCTGGATATGGATCAGGTGATGCAGGCCAATGCGCTGTATCAGAAACACGGTCTGGGCGCGCGTGATGACGCTCAGGCGATGCAATTCCTTGTGCCCAACTGGACCTTTGATAACAAACGCCCATGTCTGGTGCGCTAA
- a CDS encoding enolase C-terminal domain-like protein, with protein MNTQSTPVITDMQVIPVAGYDSMLLNIGGAHSACFTRNIVVLTDSAGHTGVGEAPGGETIYQTLVEAIPQVKGQQVARMNRLVQQVHKGNQTADFDTFGKGAWTFELRVNAVAALEAALLDLLGQCLGVPVAELLGPGQQRDEVTVLGYLFYIGDRRKTDLPYLSGAGASHDWYHLRHQEALTPEAVVRLAEAAQDKYGFKDFKLKGGVLPGEQEIASAAALKKRFPDARITVDPNGAWLLDEAIGLCKGMGDVLTYAEDPCGAEQGYSGREVMAEFRRATGLPVATNMIATNWREMNHAVMLNSVDIPLADPHFWTLSGAVRVAQLCDDWGLTWGCHSNNHFDISLAMFTHVGAAAPGKPTAIDTHWIWQEGDQRLTKEPLQIRNGKIAVPDKPGLGIELDWDRLQQANALYKSLPAGARNDATAMQYLVPGWSFDRKRPAFGRGNA; from the coding sequence ATGAATACGCAAAGTACGCCGGTGATTACTGATATGCAGGTGATCCCGGTTGCCGGTTACGACAGCATGTTGCTCAATATCGGCGGCGCGCACAGCGCCTGTTTCACCCGCAACATCGTGGTGCTGACGGACAGCGCCGGGCATACCGGCGTCGGTGAAGCGCCGGGTGGCGAAACCATTTATCAGACGCTGGTCGAGGCCATTCCGCAGGTGAAAGGTCAGCAGGTGGCGCGCATGAATCGGCTGGTGCAGCAGGTGCACAAAGGTAATCAGACCGCTGATTTTGATACCTTTGGCAAAGGCGCGTGGACCTTCGAACTGCGCGTTAATGCGGTGGCCGCGCTGGAGGCCGCGCTGCTTGATTTGCTGGGGCAGTGCCTCGGCGTCCCGGTGGCGGAGCTGCTGGGTCCCGGTCAGCAGCGTGATGAAGTGACGGTGCTGGGATACCTGTTCTATATCGGCGATCGGCGTAAAACCGATTTGCCTTACCTGAGCGGCGCAGGGGCCAGCCATGACTGGTATCACCTGCGGCATCAGGAGGCGCTGACCCCCGAAGCGGTGGTGCGTCTGGCTGAAGCGGCGCAGGACAAATACGGTTTTAAAGATTTCAAACTGAAGGGCGGTGTACTGCCAGGTGAACAGGAAATTGCCTCGGCGGCGGCATTGAAAAAACGCTTCCCGGATGCGCGCATCACGGTCGACCCCAACGGCGCCTGGCTGCTCGACGAAGCGATTGGCCTGTGTAAAGGCATGGGAGACGTGCTGACTTATGCGGAAGACCCATGCGGTGCCGAGCAGGGCTACTCCGGTCGCGAAGTGATGGCGGAGTTCCGTCGTGCCACCGGTTTGCCGGTCGCCACCAATATGATCGCCACCAACTGGCGTGAAATGAACCACGCGGTGATGCTTAACTCTGTCGATATCCCGCTGGCCGATCCGCATTTCTGGACGCTAAGCGGGGCGGTGCGCGTCGCGCAATTATGTGACGACTGGGGCCTGACCTGGGGCTGCCATTCCAATAACCACTTCGACATTTCACTGGCGATGTTCACCCATGTGGGCGCAGCGGCGCCGGGTAAACCGACTGCCATTGATACCCACTGGATCTGGCAGGAGGGCGACCAGCGCCTGACCAAAGAACCGCTGCAAATCCGTAACGGCAAGATCGCCGTCCCGGATAAGCCTGGCCTCGGCATTGAGCTGGACTGGGATCGTCTGCAACAGGCTAATGCGCTGTACAAATCGCTGCCGGCAGGCGCACGTAATGACGCCACGGCAATGCAATATCTGGTTCCCGGTTGGTCGTTCGACCGTAAGCGCCCGGCCTTCGGTCGCGGCAACGCATAA
- a CDS encoding MFS transporter, which yields MNSFSQTAEAVQKRTNARYWIVVMLFIVTSFNYGDRATISIAGSAMSKDIGLDSVGLGYIFSAFSWAYVIGQIPGGWLLDRFGSKRVYFWSIFTWSLFTFLQGFVDLFSGFGIIASLFMLRFLVGLAEAPSFPGNSRIVAAWFPAQERGTAVAIFNSAQYFATVIFAPIMGWLTSAVGWAHVFWFMGGLGIILSFIWLKVIHDPNDHPGVNKAELEYMEQGGALINMDAKKAEHKVSWSEKFYQIKQLLTSRMMLGIYLGQYCVNALTYFFITWFPVYLVQARGMSILKAGIVASIPAICGFLGGVLGGVISDYLMRKTGSLNIARKTPIVVGMLMSISMVMCNYVDTEWVVVFVMALAFFGKGIGALGWAVMADTAPKEISGLSGGLFNMFGNFSGIVTPIAIGYIIATSGSFEWALIYVGIHAFVAAFSFLVIAGDIKRIELKHRA from the coding sequence ATGAATAGTTTTAGCCAGACAGCGGAAGCGGTGCAAAAGCGCACCAATGCCCGTTACTGGATTGTGGTGATGTTATTCATTGTCACCTCATTCAACTACGGTGACCGTGCAACGATCTCGATTGCCGGCTCCGCCATGTCCAAAGATATCGGCCTCGACTCGGTTGGTCTGGGGTATATCTTCTCCGCGTTCTCGTGGGCTTATGTTATCGGCCAAATCCCGGGCGGCTGGTTGCTCGACCGTTTCGGTTCGAAACGCGTTTACTTCTGGAGCATCTTTACCTGGTCGCTGTTTACCTTCCTGCAAGGCTTCGTCGATCTGTTCAGCGGCTTCGGCATTATCGCGTCGTTGTTCATGCTGCGTTTCCTGGTGGGTCTGGCGGAAGCGCCTTCCTTCCCTGGCAACAGCCGCATTGTGGCTGCGTGGTTTCCGGCGCAGGAGCGTGGCACCGCAGTAGCTATCTTTAACTCCGCCCAATACTTCGCCACGGTGATTTTCGCACCGATTATGGGCTGGCTGACCTCCGCAGTGGGCTGGGCGCATGTGTTCTGGTTCATGGGTGGGCTGGGCATCATCCTTAGCTTTATCTGGCTGAAGGTGATTCACGATCCTAACGATCATCCAGGCGTGAACAAAGCCGAGCTGGAATATATGGAGCAGGGCGGCGCGCTGATCAATATGGACGCCAAAAAGGCCGAGCATAAAGTCAGCTGGAGCGAGAAGTTCTACCAAATCAAACAACTGCTGACCTCCCGTATGATGCTGGGTATCTACCTCGGCCAGTACTGCGTCAACGCCCTGACCTACTTCTTTATTACCTGGTTCCCGGTTTATCTGGTGCAGGCGCGCGGGATGTCAATTCTCAAGGCGGGGATTGTCGCGTCGATTCCGGCGATATGCGGCTTCCTCGGCGGCGTACTCGGTGGGGTGATCTCGGATTACCTGATGCGCAAAACCGGCTCCCTGAATATTGCCCGTAAGACTCCGATTGTGGTCGGCATGCTGATGTCGATCAGCATGGTGATGTGTAACTACGTCGATACCGAATGGGTTGTGGTGTTCGTGATGGCGCTGGCCTTCTTTGGTAAAGGCATCGGCGCGCTGGGCTGGGCGGTGATGGCGGATACCGCACCGAAAGAGATCAGTGGCCTGAGCGGCGGTCTGTTCAACATGTTCGGTAACTTCTCCGGCATTGTGACGCCGATTGCCATTGGCTACATCATTGCCACCAGCGGTTCGTTCGAATGGGCACTGATTTATGTCGGTATCCACGCCTTCGTCGCCGCGTTCAGTTTCCTGGTGATTGCCGGGGATATCAAACGTATCGAATTGAAACATCGGGCATAA